The following proteins are encoded in a genomic region of Apis mellifera strain DH4 linkage group LG14, Amel_HAv3.1, whole genome shotgun sequence:
- the LOC551684 gene encoding ferritin heavy polypeptide-like 17: protein MLFLGILFIFLATASAEYCTDEVNKFCSTTKKHEIGIESNCNATYGNIHELLVPLQSYAYGNIEYSFRFLLMSTYLGNYENQREGFKKLYRKYSDEMWENGIDLIKYITKRGGSMNFGQEPKFTPMIKTLELNEFASLATALEIQKSFANQALKIHEKANKKQDSAIAHYMEEKFLEPQADRVRELAGHIRDMKRFIDESSSHLSIFLFDQYLQQSV from the exons ATGTTGTTCCttggaatattattcatatttttggcAACTGCCTCTGCTGAATATTGTACTGATGAAGTGAACAAATTTTGCAGTACTACAAAAAAACATGAGATAG gtATTGAATCAAATTGTAATGCAACATATGGAAATATTCATGAACTTTTAGTACCTCTTCAATCTTATGCATATGGTAATATTGAATAcagttttcgatttttattaatgtctaCTTATTTgggaaattatgaaaatcaacGTGAaggatttaagaaattatatcgtaaatattCTGATGAAATGTGGGAAAAtggaattgatttaattaaatatattactaaaCGAGGTGGTTCAATGAATTTCGGACAAGAGCCAAAGTTTACtcct atgataAAAACTTTAGAATTGAATGAATTTGCAAGTTTAGCCACAGCacttgaaattcaaaaatcatttgCAAATCAAGCACTAAAGATACATGAAAAGGcaaataaaaaacaagattCTGCTATTGCTCATTACatggaagagaaatttttagaacCACAAGCAGACCGTGTTCGAGAATTAGCAGGTCATATAAGGGATATGAAACGTTTCATTGATGAAAGTAGTAgtcatttatctatatttttatttgatcaatATCTTCAACAAAgtgtataa